The following proteins are encoded in a genomic region of Oncorhynchus masou masou isolate Uvic2021 chromosome 32, UVic_Omas_1.1, whole genome shotgun sequence:
- the LOC135525643 gene encoding AT-rich interactive domain-containing protein 4A-like isoform X1 — protein MKAADEPAYLTVGTEVSAKYRGAFCEAKIKTVKRTVKVKVMLKGDTTSQVVQDDQVKGQLRVGSTVEVKSAEGICSEATINKLTDASWYTVVFDDGDEKTLRRTSLCLKGERHFAESETLDQLPLTNPEHFGTPVIGKKGNRGGRRSSQAHANDDKESSSSDDDSEDRRRLNDDLLGKVASIQTGTDRTSWYLALVISPSCNDDLTVKKDQCLVRSFADSKFRTVARKEIHEVNMDSISKAEFSSRNGLDEAVHFLKTKVVPDSWKMDMSEILESSSSDEDEDKEGKDSEEEEEEEEKEDDEQPEDEADPEERDHFLQQLYKFMEDRGTPINKPPVLGYKDLNLFKLFRLVYQQGGCDKIESGSVWKQIYMDLGIPILNSAASYNVKTAYRKYLYGFEEYCRSACIVFRTIHHNEARPAPQSSQSQTEQKAAQVPEVKVKDKDKVGKGPTSPVQNESAAATEDKPSQEEAESGSESDKESHKDISSPRGRRRCTVTPVKAEVKEPVKLEKIKEQELSGLGVGETSGEETGGQKESSRSDGGDTQGNGCSRRLEESDKEFEDEGEDEDGERRVGEGAEDEDSEDSVTGTKVKVKYGRGKTQKIYEANIKKTENDDAGDVLYLVHYYGWNVRYDEWVKADRIIWPVDKGGTKNKQKKKVMNKEDGEKDKQGKLGGLRGRPLLRTTPPSANRSVSKTPSREGRSSSKSKSDTSPLPNGEGTPRRRTRRTSGMYDSDRDANSNDESGNSSEDSESEDSPEKKPAWAERTDPATARKQEEEEDLRVERGRAEAVAAAAAQAAAQAAAQLQPPSSPKEKEQQQEDKLPEREPEKEEAEEQPQTPPMTPEPDRPKEEDPPNLKFPRPKASRRSNVREPERNTNNTGSEIPTTPNHTETESFPSPCPLKRQDEPMVVLHCLPAEHLPSMPDLPIMDSDTDSAPEEEICREERGVAKRKATDHRTPDKKVRLDWREDTARMASPGARTHDSPGARTHDSPGARPHDSPGARPHDSPGARPHDSPGAMPHDSPGAMPHDSPGAMPHDSPGAMPHDSPGAMPHVSPGAMPHVSPGAMPHVSPGAMPHVSPGARPHVSPGARPHVSPGARPTTPERRLESGGLKEECLKPAKGKTEPEVKTEMPALTPEVRCRGPGEAGVAGGQPRSEQPDYGAEEELMPQIGPEALVCHEVDLDDLDEKDKTSAEDLLMMMSQGKVHAPPPSNASSHHPQTHNNPPPSSGGAAPPHVFSPTSAPSPDESISTKSESDVTIEVDSVAGESQEGLGDNESANSNCFEANTSSSNSSMSLQERDTKDRGQKRLMDCNMSCSAKKQKRNQKRPSTTSKMEKNGAEYSSDSEDLAVMDPSCKMTPVKHSMSKGSLKLVSPNSKELEKDKHKHKQSSFPSPRTYKWTFQLNELDSMTSAERISFLQDKLQDIRKYYMSLKSEVASIDRRRKRLKKKEREVSHTTASTSSGSSDTGMSPSSASPTQNTVAVECR, from the exons ATGAAG GCAGCGGACGAGCCTGCCTATCTGACCGTGGGGACAGAGGTCAGCGCGAAATACAGAGGTGCCTTCTGTGAGGCAAAAATCAAGACTGTTAAACGGACGGTGAAGGTTAAG gtGATGCTCAAAGGAGACACTACCTCACAAGTTGTTCAAGATGACCAAGTGAAAGGACAGTTGAGG GTGGGCTCCACAGTGGAGGTGAAGAGTGCAGAGGGGATCTGCAGTGAGGCAACCATCAACAAACTTACAGACGCCAGTTGGTACACAGTGG TGTTTGATGATGGAGATGAGAAGACACTCCGCAGGACGTCTCTGTGTCTTAAGGGCGAGAGACATTTTGCTGAGAGCGAG ACGTTGGACCAACTGCCCCTGACCAACCCGGAGCACTTTGGCACCCCCGTCATCGGGAAGAAGGGAAACCGCGGAGGAAGGAGGTCATCTCAGGCTCA TGCGAACGATGACAAGGAGTCGTCGTCCAGTGATGACGACAGTGAGGATAGGAGGAGGCTAAATGATGACCTGCTGGGTAAAGTGGCCAGTATTCAGACCGGGACAGACCGGACATCCTGGTACCTGGCCCTG GTGATATCACCCAGCTGCAATGATGATCTGACAGTCAAGAAAGACCAATGTTTAGTGAGATCATTTGCAGACTCCAAATT tCGCACTGTGGCAAGAAAGGAGATCCATGAAGTGAACATGGACAGTATCTCTAAAGCTGAGTTCTCATCGAGGAACG GGTTGGACGAGGCAGTGCATTTCCTCAAAACCAAGGTGGTCCCTGACAGTTGGAAGATGGACATGAGCGAGATCTTAGAATCCTCCAGCAGTGACGAGGACGAGGACAAGGAAGGAAAAGAtagtgaagaagaggaggaggaggaggagaaggaggatgacGAG CAGCCTGAGGATGAGGCGGACCCAGAGGAGAGGGATCACTTCCTGCAGCAGTTGTATAAGTTCATGGAGGATCGAG GGACACCAATTAACAAGCCTCCTGTGCTCGGCTACAAGGATCTGAACCTCTTCAAGCTCTTCAGGCTAGTCTACCAGCAGGGGGGCTGTGACAAA ATTGAAAGTGGATCTGTGTGGAAACAAATCTACATGGACCTGGGCATTCCCATCCTAAACTCTGCTGCCTCCTACAATGTGAAGACTGCCTACAGAAA gtacctGTATGGCTTTGAGGAGTACTGCCGCTCAGCCTGCATCGTGTTCAGGACCATCCACCACAACGAGGCTCGTCCAGCGCCCCAGTCCTCCCAGTCCCAGACAGAGCAGAAGGCTGCCCAGGTCCCTGAGGTGAAGGTGAAGGACAAAGACAAGGTTGGCAAGGGCCCAACATCACCCGTCCAGAATGAGTCTGCTGCAGCCACAGAGGACAAGCCttcccaggaggaggctgagtCAGGGAGTGAGAGCGACAAAGAGAGCCACAAAGATATCTCCTCTCCCAGG GGGAGGAGACGGTGCACTGTGACCCCGGTCAAAGCTGAGGTGAAGGAGCCTGTCAAGCTGGAGAAGATCAAAGAGCAGGAGCTGAGTGGTCTGGGTGTGGGCGAGACCAGCGGAGAGGAGACGGGTGGTCAAAAAGAGAGCAGCAGGTCAGACGGAGGGGACACCCAGGGGAATGGATGCAGCCGACGTCTGGAGGAGTCCGATAAAGAGTTTGAGGATGAAGGGGAGGATGAAGACGGCGAGAGGAGAGTTGGAGAAGG GGCTGAGGATGAGGACTCAGAAGACTCTGTGACCGGGACTAAGGTGAAGGTAAAGTACGGCCGAGGGAAGACCCAGAAGATATACGAGGCCAATATCAAGAAAACTGAGAACGATGATGCCGGAGATGTCCTCTACCTGGTACACTACTACGGCTGGAACGTCAG GTATGATGAGTGGGTCAAAGCAGATCGGATCATCTGGCCTGTCGACAAGGGCGGaacaaaaaataaacagaaaaagAAAGTCATGAAcaaagaggatggagagaaggacaagCAGGGGAAGCTGGGTGGGTTGAGAGGTCGCCCTCTTCTCAGAACCACTCCCCCCAGTGCCAACCGCAGCGTCTCCAAGACCCCCAGCCGTGAGGGGCGCTCCAGCAGCAAGAGCAAATCTGACACATCACCCCTGCCCAATGGAGAGG GAACCCCTCGCCGACGCACAAGAAGAACCTCTGGGATGTATGACTCGGACAGGGATGCCAACTCCAATG ATGAGTCGGGGAATTCGTCCGAAGACAGTGAGTCAGAGGATTCGCCGGAGAAGAAGCCTGCATGGGCGGAGAGAACGGACCCCGCCACGGCCCgtaaacaggaagaggaggaggacctgagggtggagagaggaagagcagaGGCAGTGGCCGCCGCAGCAGCCCAGGCAGCAGCACAGGCAGCAGCACAGCTCCAGCCCCCCAGCAGCCCTAAGGAGAAGGAGCAGCAGCAAGAGGACAAACTCCCTGAGAGGGAGCCTGAgaaagaggaggctgaggagcagCCCCAGACGCCTCCCATGACCCCTGAACCCGACAGACCCAAGGAGGAAGACCCCCCTAACCTGAAATTCCCCAGGCCTAAAGCATCACGTAGAAGCAATGTTAGAGAGCCCGAGAGGAACACCAACAACACTGGCTCTGAGATACCCACCACTCCCAACCACACTGAGACGGAGTCGTTCCCCAGCCCATGCCCCCTAAAGAGGCAGGATGAGCCCATGGTGGTCCTTcactgtctccctgctgagcACCTCCCAAGCATGCCTGACCTCCCCATCATGGACTCTGACACAGACTCCGCCCCGGAGGAGGAGATCTGCAGGGAGGAGCGAGGCGTGGCCAAGCGTAAAGCCACCGACCACAGGACGCCGGACAAGAAGGTGCGTTTAGACTGGAGGGAGGATACTGCCAGAATGGCATCGCCGGGCGCGAGGACCCATGACTCGCCGGGCGCGAGGACCCATGACTCGCCGGGCGCGAGGCCCCATGACTCGCCGGGCGCGAGGCCCCATGACTCGCCGGGCGCGAGGCCCCATGACTCGCCGGGCGCGATGCCCCATGACTCGCCGGGCGCGATGCCCCATGACTCGCCGGGCGCGATGCCCCATGACTCGCCGGGCGCGATGCCCCATGACTCGCCGGGCGCGATGCCCCATGTCTCGCCGGGCGCGATGCCCCATGTCTCGCCGGGCGCGATGCCCCATGTCTCGCCGGGCGCGATGCCCCATGTCTCGCCGGGCGCGAGGCCGCATGTCTCGCCGGGCGCGAGGCCCCATGTCTCGCCGGGCGCGAGGCCCACGACTCCAGAGCGGAGACTGGAGTCGGGGGGACTGAAAGAAGAGTGTCTGAAGCCAGCGAAGGGTAAAACCGAGCCGGAGGTTAAAACAGAGATGCCTGCCCTCACTCCGGAGGTGCGGTGTCGAGGTCCAGGAGAGGCAGGTGTTGCAGGGGGTCAGCCCAGGTCAGAGCAGCCAGACTATGGGGCAGAGGAGGAGCTGATGCCCCAGATAGGGCCTGAGGCGCTGGTCTGCCACGAGGTGGATTTGGACGACCTGGATGAGAAGGACAAGACCTCAGCAGAAGACCTCCTAATGATGATGAGCCAAGGGAAGGTCCATGCTCCTCCTCCATCCAATgcctcctcccaccacccccaGACCCACAACAACCCTCCTCCATCATCCGGTGGAGCAGCTCCTCCACACGTCTTTTCCCCCACCTCGGCCCCTAGCCCTGATGAGTCTATAAGCACCAAGAGTGAGAGCGACGTCACCATCGAGGTTGACAGCGTAGCTGGGGAGTCTCAGGAGGGGCTCGGGGATAATGAGTCGGCCAACTCCAACTGCTTTGAAGCCAACACCAGCTCTAGCAACTCCAGCATGTCACTacaggagagagacaccaagGACAGAG GTCAGAAAAGGTTGATGGACTGCAATATGAGTTGTTCTGCAAAGAAGCAGAAGCGCAACCAGAAACGGCCAAGCACTACGTCCAAAATGGAAAAGAATGGAGCAG AGTACAGCAGTGACAGTGAGGACCTGGCTGTTATGGACCCCTCCTGTAAGATGACTCCAGTGAAACACTCAATGTCTAAAGGAAGCCTGAAGTTGGTCTC